A part of Myxococcales bacterium genomic DNA contains:
- a CDS encoding N-succinylarginine dihydrolase: MTTYEVNFDCLAGPTHHFGGLSLGNLASYKNKSRSSNPRAAALQGLNKMKFLSDRGFKQAILPPHPRPHFLSLKKLGFNGNAQQICEKALKNIPALFSKLSSSSFMWAANAATFSPSIDSQDNKAHITPANLITMFHRSIEADFSQQLFQQIFSDKNKFVVHAPLPAHDIFSDEGAANHNRLCPNHGHKGIQIFVWSKVADSSSQKSKIFPARQSQLACDALARLHLLQQDFVIKLEQNPFAIDNGAFHNDVVAVTNESVFLLHEYAVLDQEQKLKQLLLHYETTYGKKICIIEVSNQELPIKDAVSSYLFNSQLLSKPDGNMLLFAPTDCQSNVHAKQAIKNIIDAKNPINECAFFDVSQSMANGGGPACLRLRIALRQDEINALHPGIIFNDRLCAQLESIIERYYPTEFILEDLLDKNFLLDCNYALEEIYKTLDLKILENFLG; encoded by the coding sequence ATGACAACTTATGAAGTAAATTTTGATTGTTTGGCTGGCCCAACCCACCATTTTGGCGGACTGAGTCTGGGAAACCTTGCATCGTATAAAAATAAGTCTCGTTCGTCCAACCCGCGCGCTGCGGCTTTGCAGGGATTAAATAAAATGAAATTCCTGAGCGATCGTGGATTTAAACAAGCCATTTTGCCCCCTCACCCTCGACCACATTTTTTAAGTTTGAAAAAACTTGGATTCAATGGAAATGCTCAACAGATATGCGAGAAAGCTTTAAAAAATATTCCAGCTTTATTCTCCAAGCTGAGTTCCTCATCTTTTATGTGGGCAGCCAATGCTGCTACTTTCTCACCCAGTATAGACTCCCAAGACAACAAAGCTCACATCACCCCTGCCAATCTCATCACTATGTTCCACCGCAGCATCGAGGCAGATTTCAGTCAGCAATTATTCCAACAAATATTTTCTGACAAAAATAAATTCGTCGTTCATGCGCCATTGCCAGCACATGATATTTTTAGTGATGAAGGAGCAGCTAACCATAACCGCTTATGTCCAAACCATGGCCATAAGGGAATACAGATTTTTGTCTGGAGCAAAGTTGCAGATTCATCCTCGCAAAAAAGTAAAATATTCCCTGCACGCCAATCGCAGTTGGCATGTGATGCTCTAGCACGCCTCCATCTACTTCAGCAGGATTTTGTTATCAAATTAGAGCAAAACCCATTTGCCATTGACAATGGTGCCTTTCATAACGATGTAGTTGCGGTGACTAATGAGTCTGTTTTTTTGCTTCACGAGTACGCAGTGCTCGATCAAGAACAAAAACTCAAACAACTGTTACTGCATTATGAAACTACCTATGGCAAAAAAATTTGTATCATCGAAGTATCCAACCAAGAATTGCCAATAAAAGATGCCGTAAGCTCTTACCTATTTAATTCGCAATTACTGAGCAAGCCCGATGGTAATATGTTACTTTTTGCTCCCACCGATTGCCAGAGCAACGTGCATGCTAAACAAGCCATCAAAAATATTATCGATGCTAAAAATCCAATAAATGAATGTGCTTTCTTTGATGTATCTCAAAGTATGGCCAATGGTGGTGGACCCGCATGTTTGCGCTTGCGTATAGCTTTGAGGCAGGATGAAATCAATGCGCTCCACCCAGGAATTATCTTTAACGATCGTTTGTGTGCACAGCTCGAAAGCATCATTGAAAGATATTACCCTACAGAATTTATTCTAGAAGATTTGCTCGACAAAAATTTTTTGCTCGATTGCAATTACGCCTTAGAAGAAATCTATAAAACTTTGGATCTTAAAATTTTAGAAAATTTTTTAGGCTAA
- the glmU gene encoding bifunctional UDP-N-acetylglucosamine diphosphorylase/glucosamine-1-phosphate N-acetyltransferase GlmU codes for MSVASIILCAGVGTRMNSSRSKMVHEICGRPLGYWSIKNALETTSLKPIVVLSHLAKDVEAVFRSHFHDSIQFVYQESPNGTGGAVRAAMEALDENCSSVLVLYGDTPLLRKESLLKLINLQEMGHAPLALFTAQAPKPTGYGRIVRNESHELCAIVEEYAASCEEKKINEVNVGVYVFSYDFLHKNIGAVKNNNIKGEYCLTDLVALSIKNNPQNAPIESIEIPFEEMHGVNDRIQLAFAQQVLNRRLLEYWMHKGVTFIDAHTTYVEDSVSFAKDVIVYPGVHLRGETHVGEQVIIENGCVVKDTLIEAHAHLYPYTCCEQAYVGESVELGPFARLRPEARLEKNVKVGNFVEIKRSRLKQGVKAGHLSYIGDADIGENCNIGAGSITCNYDGKDKHRTVIGNKSFIGSNTTLIAPLAIGENSYIAGGSTINREVPRNSLAIARNPQVIKARKKKQDS; via the coding sequence ATGAGCGTAGCAAGCATCATTTTATGTGCCGGCGTTGGCACAAGAATGAATAGTTCTCGAAGCAAAATGGTGCATGAAATTTGTGGCCGTCCTCTTGGCTATTGGTCGATCAAAAATGCTTTAGAAACCACGTCCCTAAAACCTATTGTAGTGCTCAGCCATCTTGCCAAAGATGTAGAAGCGGTGTTTCGCTCTCACTTTCATGATTCTATACAGTTTGTGTATCAGGAAAGTCCAAATGGTACGGGTGGTGCTGTTAGAGCCGCGATGGAAGCCTTGGATGAAAATTGTTCAAGCGTGTTGGTGCTTTATGGTGATACTCCGCTTCTTCGCAAAGAATCATTACTAAAACTGATAAATCTCCAAGAGATGGGTCATGCGCCTTTGGCACTTTTTACTGCACAGGCGCCTAAACCAACGGGTTATGGTCGCATTGTTCGCAACGAATCCCATGAGTTATGTGCAATCGTAGAGGAATATGCTGCATCGTGCGAAGAGAAGAAAATTAATGAAGTAAATGTGGGTGTCTATGTTTTTTCTTATGATTTTCTTCACAAAAATATTGGCGCTGTAAAAAACAATAATATTAAAGGTGAGTATTGCCTTACCGATCTGGTAGCGCTCAGTATAAAAAATAATCCGCAAAATGCACCTATCGAAAGCATTGAAATACCCTTTGAAGAAATGCATGGCGTCAATGACCGCATTCAGTTAGCCTTTGCTCAACAGGTACTCAATCGCCGTTTGCTTGAGTATTGGATGCACAAGGGTGTGACCTTCATTGATGCTCATACGACCTATGTCGAAGATAGCGTCAGTTTTGCCAAAGATGTGATTGTTTATCCTGGAGTACACCTGCGGGGCGAAACTCACGTGGGTGAGCAGGTCATTATTGAAAACGGTTGCGTTGTCAAAGATACACTGATCGAAGCTCATGCTCATCTTTACCCTTATACGTGCTGTGAACAGGCCTACGTTGGTGAGAGTGTTGAGCTCGGTCCTTTTGCCCGTTTGCGACCGGAAGCTCGCCTGGAAAAAAACGTTAAGGTAGGTAACTTTGTTGAGATCAAGCGCTCTCGTTTAAAGCAAGGGGTAAAAGCAGGGCATCTTTCATACATTGGGGATGCTGATATCGGTGAAAATTGTAATATTGGAGCGGGATCGATCACATGCAATTATGACGGCAAGGATAAACATCGAACTGTCATAGGCAATAAGAGCTTTATCGGATCCAACACTACCTTGATTGCTCCGCTGGCAATTGGAGAAAATTCCTATATCGCTGGTGGTTCTACCATTAACAGGGAAGTTCCTAGGAATAGTTTGGCCATAGCTAGAAATCCTCAAGTGATAAAAGCAAGAAAGAAAAAACAAGACAGTTAA
- a CDS encoding 50S ribosomal protein L9 → MASRVQAILARDVANLGCVGDIVKVAPGYLRNWLLPQRLAMPVTKSRLVQFEHQKRIIMHQLAKLKANSENIRDRIEVQKFTIEVKAGEQGKLFGSVGARDIEASLKEHGFDVDHRNIKLENGPLKTIGLHEVPVRLEGDVMAKIKVILAAIEEPKPAASDEEGEEVSPQQESANDDSQEAASSEE, encoded by the coding sequence ATGGCAAGTAGAGTTCAAGCAATTTTGGCGCGTGATGTGGCTAATCTTGGGTGTGTGGGCGACATTGTAAAGGTAGCGCCAGGATATTTAAGAAATTGGTTATTGCCTCAACGTTTGGCAATGCCAGTAACCAAATCCCGTTTGGTACAGTTCGAACATCAGAAAAGAATTATCATGCATCAGTTAGCAAAACTGAAGGCCAATTCAGAAAATATTCGTGATCGCATTGAAGTTCAAAAGTTCACTATTGAAGTAAAAGCTGGTGAGCAGGGTAAACTCTTTGGTTCAGTGGGTGCTCGTGATATTGAAGCAAGCCTCAAAGAGCATGGCTTCGACGTTGATCATCGCAATATCAAGTTGGAAAACGGCCCCTTAAAGACTATTGGTCTTCACGAAGTGCCAGTACGTCTTGAAGGCGATGTAATGGCTAAGATAAAAGTCATTCTTGCTGCTATTGAGGAGCCTAAGCCCGCCGCCTCTGATGAAGAAGGCGAAGAAGTCAGCCCTCAGCAAGAATCTGCAAATGATGATTCTCAGGAAGCAGCTTCGAGCGAAGAATAG
- the rpsF gene encoding 30S ribosomal protein S6 encodes MASREHMREYETIYVMRPELDDSAAKDFMLGKKELIEKLGGKNLKVTAMGRKKLAWECQKQTRGIYVHHHFLGKPGIVKDFDLALSLDDNVLIRHSVVLKSDVDPSLAKVEEDVLTPPVFKEKREFSDRRPGRFNSEYEGRRGRDYDSDNYDDSSSDDDDDN; translated from the coding sequence ATGGCATCACGAGAGCATATGCGTGAATACGAGACAATCTACGTAATGCGCCCAGAGCTCGACGACAGCGCGGCTAAAGATTTCATGCTGGGCAAAAAAGAGCTTATTGAAAAACTTGGTGGAAAGAATTTAAAAGTGACTGCCATGGGCCGCAAAAAATTGGCATGGGAATGTCAAAAGCAGACTCGCGGTATTTATGTACATCACCACTTTCTTGGTAAACCAGGCATTGTGAAAGATTTTGATTTGGCCCTAAGCCTCGATGACAATGTCCTTATTCGCCATAGTGTTGTTTTAAAAAGTGACGTAGATCCTTCACTTGCCAAAGTTGAAGAAGATGTTTTGACTCCTCCGGTATTTAAGGAAAAACGTGAGTTTTCAGATCGTCGCCCTGGCCGATTTAATAGTGAGTATGAAGGTCGCAGAGGACGTGATTACGATTCAGACAATTATGATGATTCATCTTCTGATGATGATGATGATAACTAA
- the groES gene encoding co-chaperone GroES: protein MKLKPLSDRVLVKRIDSEEKTKGGIIIPDSAKEKPLEGEVVACGPGRSFDNGQVKAMTVQVGDRVLFAKYAETEVKLEGMSFLLLREDDILGILA, encoded by the coding sequence ATTAAACTTAAACCTCTTAGTGATCGTGTACTGGTAAAAAGAATCGACAGTGAAGAAAAAACTAAAGGTGGCATTATTATTCCCGACAGCGCCAAAGAAAAGCCTCTTGAAGGTGAAGTTGTAGCGTGCGGACCAGGTCGCAGTTTTGATAACGGCCAAGTGAAAGCTATGACAGTACAAGTTGGTGATCGCGTACTTTTCGCTAAATATGCTGAAACTGAAGTAAAACTCGAAGGCATGAGCTTTTTGCTTTTGAGAGAAGACGATATTTTAGGAATTTTGGCTTAA
- the groL gene encoding chaperonin GroEL (60 kDa chaperone family; promotes refolding of misfolded polypeptides especially under stressful conditions; forms two stacked rings of heptamers to form a barrel-shaped 14mer; ends can be capped by GroES; misfolded proteins enter the barrel where they are refolded when GroES binds): MAAKEILFDVNAREKLLNGVNKLANAVKVTLGPKGRNVVIEKSWGAPTITKDGVTVAKEIELDCKFENMGAQMVKEVASKTSDCAGDGTTTATVLAQAVCKEGAKLVAAGHNPMGIKRGLDKGTAAMVAELRNISKPIKDHKEIAQVGKISANGDSTIGEIIAEAMEKVGKEGVITVEEAKGLETSLEVVEGMQFDRGYLSPYFVTNPERMEAVLSDPFILVFEKKVSNLKDMLPLLEQVAKSSKPLLIIAEDVEGEALATLVVNKLRGTLNICAVKAPGFGDRRKAMLEDIATLTGATFISEDMGRKLDSVTVADLGTAKNVTVDKDNTTIVDGAGSKEAIAARIKQVRAQIEDTTSDYDREKLQERLAKMAGGVAVIRVGAATEVEMKEKKARVEDALHATRAAVEEGIVPGGGIALVRARTALDQVSVDAEEKFGIELLRRAIEEPLRMIAMNAGHEGSIVLNKVCENTGAFGFNAATETYEDLLSAGILDPTKVTRTALQNAVSIASLLLTTEAMVAEKADKKEAHAAPAGGMGGMGGMGGMGGMGGF; encoded by the coding sequence ATGGCTGCAAAAGAAATTTTATTTGATGTTAATGCACGTGAAAAATTGCTTAACGGAGTAAATAAACTCGCTAATGCTGTAAAGGTGACTTTGGGACCTAAAGGTCGAAATGTTGTGATCGAAAAAAGCTGGGGTGCTCCGACTATTACTAAAGACGGCGTGACCGTTGCGAAAGAAATTGAACTTGATTGCAAGTTTGAAAATATGGGCGCCCAGATGGTGAAGGAAGTTGCATCAAAGACTTCCGATTGTGCTGGTGATGGTACAACCACAGCTACCGTACTTGCTCAAGCAGTGTGCAAGGAAGGTGCCAAGCTTGTAGCGGCTGGCCATAACCCAATGGGTATTAAGCGTGGCCTTGATAAAGGTACTGCTGCTATGGTTGCTGAGTTGAGAAATATCTCCAAGCCAATCAAAGATCATAAAGAAATTGCTCAAGTTGGTAAAATTTCAGCCAATGGCGATAGCACCATTGGTGAAATTATTGCTGAAGCAATGGAAAAAGTAGGCAAAGAAGGAGTTATCACCGTTGAAGAAGCAAAAGGACTTGAAACTTCATTGGAAGTAGTAGAGGGTATGCAATTCGACCGCGGTTACCTCTCTCCATATTTTGTAACCAACCCTGAGCGTATGGAAGCTGTTTTGAGCGATCCTTTTATCTTGGTATTTGAAAAGAAAGTTTCAAATCTTAAAGATATGCTGCCATTGTTGGAGCAAGTAGCTAAATCCTCTAAACCGTTGTTGATCATTGCTGAAGATGTTGAAGGCGAAGCTTTGGCAACTTTGGTAGTCAATAAACTGCGCGGCACGCTTAACATTTGTGCGGTAAAAGCTCCTGGTTTTGGTGATCGCAGAAAAGCTATGCTGGAAGACATTGCTACCCTGACTGGAGCAACCTTTATCTCTGAAGATATGGGACGTAAACTTGACAGCGTTACTGTTGCTGATCTTGGTACAGCTAAGAATGTAACGGTTGATAAAGATAATACAACTATCGTTGATGGCGCAGGTTCCAAAGAGGCAATCGCTGCTCGCATTAAGCAAGTTCGCGCTCAAATCGAAGATACAACCTCCGATTATGATCGTGAAAAATTGCAAGAACGCTTGGCTAAAATGGCTGGCGGTGTTGCAGTGATTCGAGTTGGTGCTGCTACTGAAGTCGAAATGAAAGAGAAAAAAGCACGCGTGGAAGATGCATTGCATGCAACTCGTGCAGCAGTCGAAGAAGGTATCGTTCCTGGTGGTGGTATCGCTTTGGTTCGTGCTCGTACAGCTCTTGATCAAGTTTCCGTTGATGCAGAAGAAAAATTCGGTATTGAGCTTTTGCGTCGTGCTATTGAAGAGCCATTGCGCATGATTGCTATGAACGCAGGCCACGAAGGCTCAATTGTGCTTAACAAAGTATGCGAAAATACTGGTGCTTTTGGTTTTAATGCTGCAACAGAAACATATGAAGATTTGCTCAGCGCAGGTATTTTGGATCCAACCAAAGTAACTCGCACAGCTTTGCAAAATGCTGTTTCCATCGCTTCTCTATTGTTGACAACTGAAGCCATGGTAGCTGAGAAAGCAGATAAGAAGGAAGCTCACGCAGCTCCTGCCGGCGGAATGGGCGGCATGGGAGGAATGGGCGGAATGGGCGGAATGGGCGGTTTCTAA
- a CDS encoding ketoacyl-ACP synthase III: MFSEIVGTGSYLPKKIITNTDLSKTLDTSDEWISSRTGIKQRHCADIASESCSQMGTNAAKKALDMAGVLPTDLDLIIVGTCTADYRLPSAACLIQEKLGAHHAAAFDISAACAGSIYGLNIAHAFIKSGIYKNILLVTSETLSCLVDWRDRNTAVLFGDGASAAVLSRSTKKSGFIDIDLYSDGSQQKNIWIPSGGSLNPVDEAVIKERSHKIHMKGQETFKFAVRALCDAIDKLLSQNNVKNSDISFAVPHQANLRIIEAIAKRMELPMERFLINLDKCANTSAASLLLAYDEANRAHKINEGDLILMLAIGAGFVWGAGLYQV, from the coding sequence ATGTTCTCAGAAATAGTTGGCACAGGCTCTTATTTACCAAAAAAAATTATTACCAATACTGACTTATCAAAAACGCTCGATACTTCGGATGAGTGGATTAGCTCAAGGACAGGTATTAAGCAGCGACACTGCGCTGATATTGCAAGTGAAAGTTGCTCTCAAATGGGCACCAATGCAGCCAAAAAAGCTTTAGATATGGCAGGGGTTTTGCCAACAGATTTAGACTTAATCATTGTGGGCACGTGCACAGCTGATTATCGATTACCATCGGCGGCTTGTTTGATTCAGGAAAAATTAGGGGCTCACCATGCTGCCGCTTTTGATATAAGTGCAGCTTGCGCGGGATCCATTTATGGGCTCAATATTGCACATGCATTTATTAAAAGCGGAATCTATAAAAATATTTTATTAGTGACATCAGAAACCCTATCCTGTCTTGTAGACTGGCGTGATCGTAATACGGCTGTTTTATTTGGTGATGGTGCATCGGCCGCGGTTTTAAGCCGAAGCACCAAAAAAAGTGGTTTTATCGATATAGATTTGTATTCAGATGGAAGCCAGCAAAAAAATATTTGGATTCCCAGTGGAGGCAGTCTCAACCCAGTAGACGAGGCAGTTATCAAAGAACGATCTCATAAAATTCATATGAAAGGGCAAGAGACGTTCAAATTTGCTGTTCGCGCCCTGTGCGATGCTATCGATAAACTATTATCTCAAAATAATGTAAAAAACTCCGACATCAGTTTTGCGGTACCTCATCAGGCAAACTTACGAATTATTGAAGCCATCGCTAAGCGGATGGAGCTGCCCATGGAACGCTTTTTAATCAATCTTGATAAATGCGCCAATACTTCAGCTGCTTCGTTGTTGCTTGCTTATGATGAAGCAAATCGAGCTCATAAAATTAATGAGGGTGATTTGATTCTTATGCTTGCCATTGGAGCAGGCTTCGTTTGGGGAGCAGGACTTTATCAAGTGTAA